In Haladaptatus cibarius D43, the sequence GTTTCGTCGGCTACACCGTCTTCGACTGGCGATTCGACACGACGGGAAATCCCATCATCACGGTAGTCGCTGTCGTCTGTGTCGTCGTCGCAATCGTCGTGACGATTCGACGGTCGCTGCAAAGCCAGTGAAAATCAACCCGTTTTTCAGGCGAACAGGAAGCTCAACAGCCACAGCGCGCCCATTCCAGCGACCAGCGTCGCCAGAATGTCCTCGGTTTTCCACGCGACGAGAACCGTCAATCCGCCCGCGAACAGTCGCAGGTTGTCCGGCGAGAGCGCGATTGACCCGTCAGCGTAGACGAACTGCGGAACGACCAGTGCGGAGAGCACCGCCGCGGGAACGAACCGGAGCGCCCGTTCGACGCGCTCCGGAATGTCGTCCAGTCGCCCGAAGAAGGCGATGAACGACAGTCGAATGAGGTACGTTCCGAGCCCCGCCACGATGATGATGAGCCACAGCATCTCAGACCCGAAGTTCGTCTGTGGCATTCAGGCCACCTCCTCGACCAGCAGGCCTGCCACGATGCCAACGACTGCGGCGGTCACGAGGCCGAGATTAAACGGCAGTCCGTTTGCAGCGACGGCAGTCGCTCCGCCGACGACCGCCGCGACC encodes:
- a CDS encoding AzlD domain-containing protein, which encodes MPQTNFGSEMLWLIIIVAGLGTYLIRLSFIAFFGRLDDIPERVERALRFVPAAVLSALVVPQFVYADGSIALSPDNLRLFAGGLTVLVAWKTEDILATLVAGMGALWLLSFLFA